TACAGTATTCGGTTAGCCATAGCATTCCTAAGGTCGATTGTTTAAATATTCAAAATATAATTTCCTGTTTTATTTTATTAATATGCTTAATAGAAAAATAATGGTATAATATTGTGAACAAAATTATTTTTTGTCTCAATAAAAAAAGGAGGAGATTTTTATTTCTAATTATCCAAATTTTCATACTGTGGCTATAGATTTTATGAATGATTCTAATTTAGTACATGAGGACCATCTTCACCCTGAAGTTATTTTGTGGGCGAATTTTAGTGAAGAATCGAAAAAAGAATTTTTGGAGAAGATAAAAGAACTTGATGAAGAATTGGCTCAAGATATCAACGATTACCTAACACAGTTCAAAGTTGAAGAGGAAGTCGTTCCTGTTAACTTACCGTTAGATGTCGATACTGAAGAAGAATTTGACAATTTTTTGTACTTCTTGGGTGAATTGACAGAGATCATTGATTTAAAAGCGTATTCAGTGATTACTGAGGTATCGCTAGCCGATGAAGAGAGCGAGAATGCAGATTCTGAAGATCTATACAATTTCCCTGCAATATTCAGCGAGGAAAAGGAAGGTAGCTGCTATTTAACGGTGTTTGATTGGGATTTAAAGGAAATGGAAGAGTATTCTGGTAAGTTTGACAAAAACGAAAAAGAAATAGAAGGGTTGAGATTTCCTTTCTTTCAAAGCTAAACAATGACAAAACCCTCTGTTCCCAAAAAAGAGGGTTTTATACTTGTTAAAATTATAAAGACGTAGAGGGGGCATAATATTGATAAAAGCAATAAACTTAACCAAAAAATTCAAAGATTTCACTGCGGTTGATGAAATCAATTTAAACGTGAATGCAGGAGAAATTTATGGTTTTCTAGGTCCCAATGGTGCAGGGAAAACTACAACGATAAGGATGCTCACAGGTACACTAAAACCAACCTCTGGTCAGATTTTCATCATGGATAAAGATTACAATAATTACGAATTGGAAATAAAAAGAGAAATTGGGGTTGTGCCAGATGAACCAAAAATGTATGAGAATCTCAAAGGCAGTGAGTTCATAGAATTTATAATGAACGTATACAAATTAAATTCAAATGAAATTCACTCGCGATTCAACGAAATATGTGATGCGTTTGGGATAGATTACCTTAACGATTATATAGGGGATTATTCTCATGGTATGAAACAAAAATTAATGGTAGCCTCAGTTTTGATGAGAAAACCAAAGGTTATTTTTTTAGATGAGCCAACCGTAGGTTTGGATGCTCGAGCAGCGGGGATACTAAAAGAACTTTTGCAAAAATACAAAAGCGAAGGCTCTTCGATATTCTTTACGACCCATATTCTAGAAATAGCGGAAAAGATGTGTGACAGAATTGGAATCATAGATCACGGTAGAATCCTTGCTGAAGGTAATATGGAAGAGTTGAGGTCTCTCTCTAAACTCGGAAATAGGAGTTTGGAAGACATTTTCTTGGAATTAACTGGGGGTAGCCAAGTAAAAGAAATAATCGACGAACTTTAGAGGGGAGGTTATGAGGTTACAATGAACGAATTAAAATTATTGTTGAAATACTCCTATAAAAACAAATCTCGTCCGACAAAAAACAGAAAAGGTATAGAAAAAAGATCAGGGATGTTCTCTAATATTATTGGTTATCTGATAGTCCCAATAATTTTTTTAGCTATTATCATTCCAACAATGCTCGCTACCGCAGGTTCTTTTGATCTAAACATCCCGTTGAATCAAATAGGGTTGGATTCTAATTATACTTTTCTAGAACTAATGTTTGCACCCGCCTTTTTAATGGTAAGTGCGATATTTGTTTTGCAATTTTCCCCCTTAATTGTAACTACACTCTTTGATAACGATATGCTTGATACTTTTTTAACAATGCCGATTAAAAGATCAACACTCTTTTTCTCTTCTACTATAGATAGTTTAATTATGTCTGGAATAGGAAGTGGTGCTTTCTTATCAATCGGTGTCTCGTATATGATTTTGAAAAGTTCAAATGTTATTTTATCGATATTGGGGATTATAGGGTTTTTTCTTTTTTTGATCTCTATTTCCATTGTAATTGGATTAATGATGTCTTTTTTTGTTGGTAAAACATCTGCAAAAAGAATTGCGCAATTAACTTATTTCATAGGTATTATCTTTATGGTCTTAATACCTCAATTTCTCCCAATGATGACGACAAACGATCCAGAAAACCTCATTGAAGGAATGGGAAACTCCCTTAAAGCATTTATGAGCCCTTTTTGGCCACATGCTCAATTTATCAATGCGTTAAACGGAAATATCGTTTCTCTTATATTCATCTACGCTGTTTCGATATTGTTCTTTTACTTGGTATACAGGTACGCCAACAATCTTGATTTCTCAACGTCAAGAAAAAAGTCAAAGGTTAAAAAAATTGAAAAATTTAAAACCAAACGTTTGCCTCTTTTTGAAAAAGACAGAAAACTTCTTTTTAGAAATTCCCAATTGATTTTTATGATGATTTATCCACTGGTATTTCCATTCATATTCTTTTTCACAGGTATGCAAGATCTAACTTACTTAGCTTTGTTCTTTATGTTTATTGCAGCAGACTATTCGGCTATGATTTCTGCATATATGTTGACTGAAGAAATAAAAATCTGGCCAGTTCCAAAGTTATTTCCTTTCAAAATAAGAACAATGGTGAACTCAAAAATAATGATTTCTACAGGTCTTTATACAGTTGAGTTTATCGTCCTTACGATAGTTTTCTCACTTCTTCTAAAATTTAGTTTCTTTGATTTGGTACTAATAATTCCTACTGTCATATTATTGTACTATTCATCATTATTAGGAGCAAGAATCTTTCTCAGTGATCCTAAAAGAGACGTATCCCAAATGAACAAGGTGTTCAAAGGGAAAGAAGTGTTGATCATAGAATTGATAACAATGGGGTATGCTATGGCTATTTTTGGCTTACTATTTTTTTATGACTTAATGCTTGTCCAAGGTCCGTTGTGGATATTCAAAAATATTAGCATGCAGCTCACTTCTCTAATAATACTAGGAACTGTGGTAGTGCTATTGTTTGTAATATTATGGTCTATCGGGAAAGAGCAAAGAAAGATAAACCAGTACATAGAAGCAATGGAATAAAATCCAAGTTTTGAATCTGAAAAAAATAGTAATAAATTTTTTAATAATTTAATAAGCCCTCTATGTAAATTACAAGAGGGTTTTTCTTATTTTTAAGAATGTGCTATCATATATTTAAGAAAGATCTTCACTTTAGGGTGGACAGCGCCAGGAAAACTATTAAAATTTAAGAAATTTATAAATATAAATTAGGGGTGAGAATTATGATTGATTATCCGGAGTTTCACCGTTCAATGACTTTTTTGATGAGAGCTGAAGATATATTGATAGATGACGATCATGTTCCAGAAATTAGGTTTCCTATATTTAAATAGTTACTAAATCGATTTTTCTATAGGGTTAGTAAAACATCAAAAATGGGAGGTATATGATTTTGAAAATAAGTATAATAGGAACGGGAAGAGTTGGTTCAAGTACCGCTTTTGCTTTAATAAACGCAGCAGTTGCTGACGAGATCGTTCTTTACGACCTCAACAAAGAAATGGCTGAGGGTGAAGCATTGGATTTATTACATGCAACAACCTTTCACAAAAGAATGATTATAAGAGCAGGGGAGTATAGTGATATAGAAGGAAGCGATATCGTAATAATTACAGCAGGAGCTGCTCAAAAGCCTGGTGAAACGAGATTAGATTTGACCATAAAAAATGCTAAAATAATAAAAGGCATTTCAGAAAACATAAAAAAATATGCTCCAAATACGTTGGTAATAAATATTACGAACCCTGTTGATGTCATGAGCTATGTTGTATGGAAAGTAACAGGTTTTGATCATAATAGGGTAATTGGAACTGGCACAATATTGGACACCGGAAGATTAAGGGCTTTAATAGGAAAAAATTGCGGTGTATCTCCAATGAGTGTACACGCCTATATAATAGGGGAACATGGTGACTCGGAGTTGGCAGCGTGGAGTTCCGCAATGATTGGAGGCGTTCCGATTAAAGGTTTTTGCCGCAATTGCCCGTACAAGAACAGTTGTAATATCGATCTAAATAAGATTTTTGAAGATGTAAAAAATTCTGCCTACAATATAATAAACAAAAAAGGTGCAACTAATTATGGGATAGCTTCGGCAACAACTGCATTAGTAGAATCGATAATAAAGAATGAAGGTAGGGTGTATACACCTTCCGTGCTGCTGGACGATATCTACATAGGATATCCTGCGGTTATAAACAAAGATGGGGTGGAACGAACTATCGATATAACTTTGAATGAGGAAGAAACTGAAAAGTTTGAAAGTTCAAAAAGCATAATAAAAGAGTATCTTGAATCAATCAAAAACTTACTTTAAGGGAGATATCAACTATGAAAAAGGTTGTAAGCATATTTTTATTGTTTACAATGTTTTCTATGACACTCTATTCAATCGAATATGTAACCCTATCAGCAGAATTAAAAGAAAACTTAGGTGGAAGAGTAAATATTCCATTTTTTTACGGTACAAAAGATGCACCTAGTGCCTTTCTTTTAAATAGTTATTTAGCAAAAGATGTTGAAGATTTCTTAAGTCAATATCTCGATGAGCTTAATGGCCTTAGAAACAGTATAGACGAATCTGAGGAACCATACGTTGAAGTAGTTATAGAATCCGAAGTTGGATTTGTTTCGGACAGTTTTGTGAGCTTTTACTCTGACTATTTTTCTTTTGTTTATCATCAGGCTCATCCAATGACTGCAAGAAAAACGTACAATTATGATCTAACTCTCAGTAAATTCCTCAATCTATACGATTTTTTGGGTTTATATAGTGAAGACACAGGCAGATCTTTTAAAATAATCAAAGAAACCATCATCGAAGAAATAAATGCAGACCCTAAAATTTATTTTTATGAAAGTATAGACACAATAGAGCCTGATCGATATTATTATATTACAAATGAAGATCTGGTAATAATCTATCAACTTTACGAAATTGCACCATATTCATCTGGTATAAGAGAGTTCAAAATACCTCTTGTAGAATTGGGAATAGAACTTCAATAAGATATTTATAACTAGTTATTAAGAAAAAAGAAAACATAAGTCTCTTTTTAGATTATATTGAAACAGCGATTGGTGAGCCATGAAATTTTGCATGTATATTTTGGATGGAAAATAGCAAACCATTGGTATGCGAGGGGAAACAAGATATGACAAAAAAGAAAACAGTATTTCTTACAGGTGCTACAGGGGTAATGGGTTCTTGTGGGTTAAAAGAGTTGTTGAAAGAACCTGCAAAATATGATGTAGTTATCTTGGTAAGGCCTTTAGTAAAGGATAAGGAAATGCTTAAACAGTATGTAGTACTAGAAAATTTGAAGATTGTTTGGGGTGATTTGACAAATTACGAAGATGTAAAAGTATGTGTTCAAAGTTCAGACATAGTGTTGCATGTCGGAGCTTTGGTATCTCCCGAGGCTGACTATTACCCTAAACAAACAATGAAGGTTAACTATGGTTCGACGGTTAATATCATCCGTGCCATAAAAGAAAGTCCTAATAGAAATAAGATAAAGCTTGTATATATTGGAACCGTTGCTGAATATGGCGATAGAATGCCTCCTATCCACTGGATTCATAGCGGTGATCCCATAAAGCCGAGTATTCATGATTATTATGCTGTTTCAAAAGTGGCAGCGGAAAGAGCTGTGATCGAATCCGGGTTGAAGTATTGGGTTTCTTTGAGGCAAACGGGAATTTTCTCATCCCATATGATCGAAATTAAGGATGGTATCATATTTCATAATCCTTTAAACAATGTGCTGGAATATGTTAGTGATCATGACTCTGGTGTTCTTCTAAAAAATGTTTGTGAGGATTTACCAGACAATTTTTGGGGGCATATTTATAATATAAGTGGTGGTGAGTGTTGTAGACTCAGTACTTACCAGATGTTTAAAAAAATGTTCGAGATGATGGGTATAACTAAACTTGAGTATGTGATTGATGCTAATTGGTTTGCAATTCGGAATTTCCACGGAGGTTATTTTCTAGATTCTGATAAGTTGGAGGAATACCTGAATTTCAGGAGCCAAGGTTCCGAATACTTTTTTGATCTTTATCGAAGGGAAAACGTAAGAGCCATAAAAGTCGCAAAAATCATCACGAAATTTCCAGGTGGTCAGAAACTCATAGGTAGAATCATAAGAAAGAAGTTTGAGAAAATAGTGAGAACAGACCATGGGCCGTTGAATTGGGTGGAAAACAATAGACTCGAGTATATTGAGCCGTTTTTCATTTCAAAGGAGCATAGAGAGGCAATATCTCCAAGCATAAAAGACTTTAAACCTTATACAGATTATGATAGAGTGGTACACATAGACCATGGCTATGATGAAACAAAACCTGAAAGCAGTCTGGATATCACTGATATAAAAAAGGCAGCTCGGTTTCGAGGCGGTGAATGTTTGTCTCAGCATATGACTAAAGGAGACATGCAAACAAAGCTTTTATTTAAATGTGCTTTTGGTCATGTATTTGAGGCAAGCCCAAAGCTTGTCTTGGAAGGAGGACATTGGTGTCTTCAGTGTGAGCGAGAGAGTTGGAACTATCACGAACTCGCCAAAAGAAGTCACTTTTTTGCTCAAGTATGGTATCCTCTGCACAGCAAGGATGAACCAAGTAGAATGTATCCGAAGATGGTGAATGAACTAGGTTGTGAGTGATACTTAAAAATAATTTGGAAAAGTCGTCTGACTGACTATAAAACAGTAGATATTATTGTTAAAAAAGAAGCTTTTTTAGTGAGAACATATTATTGGTATTGAATGAAGTGCCTTTTGGGAATTATAAATATATGAGCTCAAAAATAATTATAAACACTTTAGAAATAAAAAGATTTTCAAAAATAAGATTCTGATTTTAAAAGGGTTACAGGGCGGAGCCCTCCACCACCCATCTGGTTGGGTTGCTGGGCGAAGGGGAGCTAAATCAGAATGTATGCAACTTAAAATGATGGAGGTATTTTAAAAATTTTTCGATTCTAGAAATATCGATTAAAGAAGGTTTCAGAGTTTCCAAAGATAGTAAAAATAATTAATGGAGGAGGTATAACGATATGGATTTAATAGAAGTAATCAAGCAAAGAAGAAGCATCAGAAAGTTCAAGCAAGATCCGATTGAAGAAGAAATATTGAAAGAGTTAGTAGATTGTGCAAGGTTAGCCCCTTGTGCTTCGAATAAACAACCTTTAGAGTTTATAATTGTAAAAGATAAAGAAACTTGCGACAAAGTCTTTGAAAGTTTAGGTTGGGCTGGCTACATAACCCCAAAAGGAACGCCTAAAGAAGGAGAAAAACCAACCGCATATATTATTATTTTAATCAACAAACAAAGAGCGACCAAGTGGATTGGTCACGATGTAGGAGCAGCGTTTGAAAATATTTTATTAGCTGCGTGGTCAAAAGGAATAGGCGGATGCCCCATTGTTTCTATAAACAGGGAAAATTTAAGAGAAATTCTAAAAGTACCACAAGACTATGAAATTAACACGGTAGTTGCTTTAGGTTATAAAGGGCATGAGTCTTTTGCAGAGGATAACGATGAGAGGGTTGAATATTACATAGATGAGAAAGGTAATTTCCATGTTCCAAAACGGCCTCTTGAAAAGGTTATTCATTTTGATAAATTTTGATTATAATTATTTGTGAGGAACACAGGAGGACAACAAATGGCTCAAAATAACCTTGATACCAAAACTTTAGAAAACTGGCTTTGGGAAGCGGCGTGTAAAATAAGAGGACCTATAGATGCTCCCAAATACAAGGATTATATCTTACCTTTGATATTTTTAAAAAGACTTTCTGACGTGTTCGAAGACGAATTGAACGAGTTGTCAGAAAAATTTGGTTCATTTGAAACAGCCGAAGATTTTATAAAAAGTGATCACCAATTAGTTCGTTTTTATTTGCCACCAGAAGCGAGATGGTCTGAAGTTGCTAAAAAAACTACAAATGTCGGAGAATATTTAACTGACGCCGTAAGAACAATTGCAAGATACAATCCCAAACTTCAAGGTGTAATAGATATTGTGGATTTCAATGCAACTGCAGGTGGTCAAAGAATCATAAGTGATGATGTGTTGGTAGCATTAATTGATGTTTTAGGAAGACATCGCCTTGGTCTGAAAGATGTTGATCCAGATATTTTAGGTCGCGCATACGAATATTTATTGAGAAAATTTGCCGAAGGTTCTGGGCAAAGTGCGGGTGAGTTTTACACTCCTGGTGAGGTAGCAATTTTGATGTCAAAGATCTTAGACCCAAAACCTGGAGACGAGGTCTATGATCCTTGTTGTGGATCTGGGGGCTTGTTGATTAAAACTCATCTGAGATTTAAAGAAAAATATGGAGATGATAGAACTAAATATTCACTTAAATTCTATGGGCAAGAAATCTTGCATTCAACGTATGCTATGGCAAAAATGAATATCTTTATACACGTCATGGAAGCACAAATTGCCCTTGGCGACACAATGAATAGACCGGCATTTTTAACCGATGAAGGATCACTCAAGAAATTCGATTTAGTAACTGCAAATCCCATGTGGAATCAAACATTTGCACAATCTGTTTATGAAAACGATCCTTACAATAGATTTGTTTTTGGATACCCTCCATCAAACAGCGCAGACTGGGGATGGATTCAGCATATGTTTGCTTCATTGAAAAATGATGGGAAGATGGCTTTAGTAATTGATACAGGTGCTGTATCAAGGGGTAGTGGAAATGTTGGAAAAAATAGAGAAAGAGATATAAGAAAAGAATTTGTTGAAAAAGATCTTGTAGAATCAGTTTTATTACTTCCGGAGAATTTATTCTATAACACTTCAGCACCAGGGGTTATCATAGTGATTAATAAGTCAAAACCAGCACAAAGGCAAGACCAGATACTTCTCATAAACGCATCAAAGCTCTATGAAAAAGGAAGACCTAAGAACTTCTTGCCTGATGAGAGTGTTGAAAGGATAGCAGAGATCTATCTCAATTGGAAGGAAGAAGAGGGAATAAGTAAAATAATCAGTAAAGAAGAAGCTGCGAAAAATGATTATAATTTAAGTCCATCCCGTTATGTTGCTCAAAATGGTGAAGACGAAACACTGCCTTTGGAGGATGCTGTTGTGCAGTTAAAAGAGGCAGAAGAAGAAAGAAAAGAAGCCGATGAAAAATTAGAGATTATTTTAAAAGAGATGGGACTATGGAACTAGATCTTAACCAGAAAGAAGAATACAAAGAGACAGAACTCGGCTTGCTACCAAAAGATTGGGAAGTTGTAAGGTTGGGGGATGTTGGAAATATAATAACTGGAAATACACCTTCTAAAAAAGTTAAAGAATATTGGGAGCACGGTGAGCTTGATTTTATTAAACCCCCAGACTTACAAAATAGAGTAATTTCAACATTTTCTGAAAAAATTTCAAATAAAGCAATTGACAAAGCAAGAACTGTTAAAGAAGGATCGATTCTAGTTTCTTGCATAGGTATTATTGGAAGAGTGGGGTTTGCATCCCACAGAGTTGCATTTAACCAACAAATAAATGCAATAGAACCAAATAATAATATATATCCATGGTTTTTATTCTATACATTACAAACGCAGCAAAGGCAGATAGAAAATTTAGCATCATATACAACAGTTCCAATTGTTAGTAAAGCAAAATTTATAGATGTTAAAATCCCCTTTCCACCACTCTCAGAACAAAAAAAGATTGCCTCTGTCCTCTCTGCAGTGCAAGAGGCAAAGGAGAAGACGGAGGATGTTATAAAAGCAACGAAAGATCTCAAAAAGTCCATGATGAAGTACCTGTTTACTTATGGGCCTGTAAGTTTGGAAGAAGCTGAAAAAGTACCGCTTAAAGAGACAGAGATTGGCTTGATTCCTGAAGAGTGGGATGTTGTGAGACTTGAGGATGTCGTTGAGATTCATGACAAAAAAAGAATTCCTTTAAATTCTACCGAGCGGAGCAAAATGAAAGGTAACTATCCATATTGCGGAGCTAATGGCATTATAGATTATGTTAATGATTATATATTTGATGGTGAATTTGTTCTATTAGCTGAAGATGGGGGTTTTTGGAGAAAATTTGAAAATAGTGCCTATTTAATGAAAGGAAAGTTTTGGGTTAATAATCATGCTCATATAATTAGGGCTATAGAAAGTAATTCAGTTAATAGATTTTTACTTTATTGGCTTATTTTTGATGATATTGAAAAATACACTTCTGGAACAACTAGAAAGAAATTAAATCAAAATGTTATGAAGAATATTTTAATTCCACTTCCACCTCTCCCCATCCAGCAAAAGATCGCTTCAATTCTCTCAGCGATCGATCAAAAGATCGAGGCGGAAGAAAACAAGAAAAAAGCCCTTGAAGATCTTTTTAAATCACTTTTGCATAATCTTATGACCGCAAAAATAAGGGTGAATAATTTGGAAAAGATTTTAGATGAATAAAAAGAATTTTTAGCTTACTTTTGTCAAAAGCAAAGAGAAAATATTATTAACTTTATTAAAGAAAAAAGTGAGAAAGTGGTGGTGTGACTATGGGCTTGGGAGATGAAAAATATTCTGCTCAGGATCCAATTATAAAATACGTACAAGAAGAATCTGCTGAATATGGATCATCAGATGGAAATAAGGTTTTTCTGAACCTTGGGTGGGAATACGTCAAACCTGATGAAGCCTTGAGGCTAAAAGGCGGAGAAAAAGGTTTGATATTCAAAGATGTATTTATAAAGCAACTTCAAAGACTCAATCCTGGGTTTATGGACCATCTTTCAGCAGAAGAAGTATTAAAAGATCTTGAAAGAATTCCTCCAAATATACAAGGTAATCTAATAGTTTGGGAATTTTTAAAAGGACTTAAACCCAAATTTGTGTCCAATGAAAAAAGAGAAAGAAACGTAACTTTTTTAGATACCTATGAAATAGATAGGAATATATTCCAAGTTACCGACGAATTTACATTTACAAATGGGAGCAAAACGATAAGGGCAGATGTGGTGTTTCTTATTAATGGAGTCCCGCTTATTCTCGTAGAGACGAAAGCACCTCATAGAATTGATCCGCTTAATGAAGCCTATAAGCAAGTAAAAAGGTATCATCAGCAAGCGCCAGAACTTTTGGCTATTTTACAAATCTTTGGTTTAATAGATGTGATTCGCTTTTATTATGGTGCAACTTGGAACCTTTCAGGAGGATCACTCTTCGAATGGAAAAACGAATTAGATCGCGGTTATGAAACTTTAATTAAAACTTTTTTTGATACAAAAAGAATAATAAAAATACTTACTGATTTTATTCTTTTTACAAAACAAGATGAAGAGCTTAAAAAAGTTGTTTTAAGGCATCATCAAATGAAAGCCGTTGATAAGATAATTGAAAGGGCTAAAGATCCTTCAAAACAACGTGGTTTGATCTGGCATACTCAAGGTTCTGGTAAAACTTACACTATGATTGTAACGGCGAAAAAAATAATAGAAGATCCCTTTTTTGAAAATCCGACAGTAATTATGCTTGTTGATAGAAACGAACTTGAATCACAGTTGTTCAGTAATCTGAAATCCGTTGGCATTGAAAATGTAGAAGTTGTAGAAAGTAAAAAACATCTAAAGCGTCTTCTTAAAACCGATAAAAGAGGTTTAATTGTTAGTATGATTCATAAGTTTGATAATATTTCTGCTGATTTGAATCTACGAGAAAATATTTTTGTTTTAGTAGATGAAGCTCATAGGAGTACAGGTGGGAAGCTTGGTACCTTTTTAGAAGGAGCTTTACCAAATGCAACGTATATAGGCTTTACTGGTACTCCCATAGATAAGACAAATTATGGAAAAGGTACGTTTGTTACATTTGGTAAAGATGATCCCCCTAAAGGATACCTTGATAAATACAGCATATCAGAATCGATTAAAGATGGCACCACCGTTCCCTTGTACTATACGTTTGCACCAAATAAAATGATGGTTGAAAAAGATGTTCTTGAGAAAGAATTTCTGGCACTTGCAGAGTCTCAAGGAGTTAGCGCTGTAGAAGAGCTTAACAAGGTTTTAGAAAAAGCGGTAAGACTTAAAAATATGCTAAAAAACTATGATAGAGTTCAGTTGATATCAAAATTTGTAGCAAAGCATTTTAAAGAGTATATCGAACCAATGGGTTTCAAAGCTTTTCTTGTTGCTGTTGATAGAGAAGCATGTGCATTATACAAGGAAGAATTAGATAAACACCTGCCTCCTGAATACTCTAAAGTTGTATATAGTCAGAGTCAAAACGATCCCCCACAAATGACGAAGTATTATTTATCTGAAATTGAAGAGAAAAAAGTTAGAGAGAACTTTAAAAAGCCAGGAGAGCTCCCAAAAATTTTAATCGTAACTGAGAAATTATTGACTGGGTTTGATGCACCGATTCTTTATTGTATGTATTTAGATAAACCGATGAGAGATCACGTTCTTTTACAGGCTATAGCCAGAATCAATAGACCGTACAAGAAGGATGAAAAAAATAAGAAGAACGGACTTGTTGTCGATTTTGTGGGTATTTTTAATAATTTAGAAAAGGCACTTGCTTTTGATTCTGAAGATATAGAAGGGGTAATCGAAGATATTGAACTTTTAAAAAGAGAGTTTGCTGAACAAATGAAG
Above is a genomic segment from Petrotoga olearia DSM 13574 containing:
- a CDS encoding type I restriction-modification system subunit M: MAQNNLDTKTLENWLWEAACKIRGPIDAPKYKDYILPLIFLKRLSDVFEDELNELSEKFGSFETAEDFIKSDHQLVRFYLPPEARWSEVAKKTTNVGEYLTDAVRTIARYNPKLQGVIDIVDFNATAGGQRIISDDVLVALIDVLGRHRLGLKDVDPDILGRAYEYLLRKFAEGSGQSAGEFYTPGEVAILMSKILDPKPGDEVYDPCCGSGGLLIKTHLRFKEKYGDDRTKYSLKFYGQEILHSTYAMAKMNIFIHVMEAQIALGDTMNRPAFLTDEGSLKKFDLVTANPMWNQTFAQSVYENDPYNRFVFGYPPSNSADWGWIQHMFASLKNDGKMALVIDTGAVSRGSGNVGKNRERDIRKEFVEKDLVESVLLLPENLFYNTSAPGVIIVINKSKPAQRQDQILLINASKLYEKGRPKNFLPDESVERIAEIYLNWKEEEGISKIISKEEAAKNDYNLSPSRYVAQNGEDETLPLEDAVVQLKEAEEERKEADEKLEIILKEMGLWN
- a CDS encoding ABC transporter ATP-binding protein codes for the protein MIKAINLTKKFKDFTAVDEINLNVNAGEIYGFLGPNGAGKTTTIRMLTGTLKPTSGQIFIMDKDYNNYELEIKREIGVVPDEPKMYENLKGSEFIEFIMNVYKLNSNEIHSRFNEICDAFGIDYLNDYIGDYSHGMKQKLMVASVLMRKPKVIFLDEPTVGLDARAAGILKELLQKYKSEGSSIFFTTHILEIAEKMCDRIGIIDHGRILAEGNMEELRSLSKLGNRSLEDIFLELTGGSQVKEIIDEL
- a CDS encoding restriction endonuclease subunit S, which produces MELDLNQKEEYKETELGLLPKDWEVVRLGDVGNIITGNTPSKKVKEYWEHGELDFIKPPDLQNRVISTFSEKISNKAIDKARTVKEGSILVSCIGIIGRVGFASHRVAFNQQINAIEPNNNIYPWFLFYTLQTQQRQIENLASYTTVPIVSKAKFIDVKIPFPPLSEQKKIASVLSAVQEAKEKTEDVIKATKDLKKSMMKYLFTYGPVSLEEAEKVPLKETEIGLIPEEWDVVRLEDVVEIHDKKRIPLNSTERSKMKGNYPYCGANGIIDYVNDYIFDGEFVLLAEDGGFWRKFENSAYLMKGKFWVNNHAHIIRAIESNSVNRFLLYWLIFDDIEKYTSGTTRKKLNQNVMKNILIPLPPLPIQQKIASILSAIDQKIEAEENKKKALEDLFKSLLHNLMTAKIRVNNLEKILDE
- a CDS encoding RsiV family protein is translated as MKKVVSIFLLFTMFSMTLYSIEYVTLSAELKENLGGRVNIPFFYGTKDAPSAFLLNSYLAKDVEDFLSQYLDELNGLRNSIDESEEPYVEVVIESEVGFVSDSFVSFYSDYFSFVYHQAHPMTARKTYNYDLTLSKFLNLYDFLGLYSEDTGRSFKIIKETIIEEINADPKIYFYESIDTIEPDRYYYITNEDLVIIYQLYEIAPYSSGIREFKIPLVELGIELQ
- a CDS encoding NAD-dependent epimerase/dehydratase family protein translates to MTKKKTVFLTGATGVMGSCGLKELLKEPAKYDVVILVRPLVKDKEMLKQYVVLENLKIVWGDLTNYEDVKVCVQSSDIVLHVGALVSPEADYYPKQTMKVNYGSTVNIIRAIKESPNRNKIKLVYIGTVAEYGDRMPPIHWIHSGDPIKPSIHDYYAVSKVAAERAVIESGLKYWVSLRQTGIFSSHMIEIKDGIIFHNPLNNVLEYVSDHDSGVLLKNVCEDLPDNFWGHIYNISGGECCRLSTYQMFKKMFEMMGITKLEYVIDANWFAIRNFHGGYFLDSDKLEEYLNFRSQGSEYFFDLYRRENVRAIKVAKIITKFPGGQKLIGRIIRKKFEKIVRTDHGPLNWVENNRLEYIEPFFISKEHREAISPSIKDFKPYTDYDRVVHIDHGYDETKPESSLDITDIKKAARFRGGECLSQHMTKGDMQTKLLFKCAFGHVFEASPKLVLEGGHWCLQCERESWNYHELAKRSHFFAQVWYPLHSKDEPSRMYPKMVNELGCE
- a CDS encoding nitroreductase family protein, with amino-acid sequence MDLIEVIKQRRSIRKFKQDPIEEEILKELVDCARLAPCASNKQPLEFIIVKDKETCDKVFESLGWAGYITPKGTPKEGEKPTAYIIILINKQRATKWIGHDVGAAFENILLAAWSKGIGGCPIVSINRENLREILKVPQDYEINTVVALGYKGHESFAEDNDERVEYYIDEKGNFHVPKRPLEKVIHFDKF
- a CDS encoding L-lactate dehydrogenase, producing MKISIIGTGRVGSSTAFALINAAVADEIVLYDLNKEMAEGEALDLLHATTFHKRMIIRAGEYSDIEGSDIVIITAGAAQKPGETRLDLTIKNAKIIKGISENIKKYAPNTLVINITNPVDVMSYVVWKVTGFDHNRVIGTGTILDTGRLRALIGKNCGVSPMSVHAYIIGEHGDSELAAWSSAMIGGVPIKGFCRNCPYKNSCNIDLNKIFEDVKNSAYNIINKKGATNYGIASATTALVESIIKNEGRVYTPSVLLDDIYIGYPAVINKDGVERTIDITLNEEETEKFESSKSIIKEYLESIKNLL